GAAGACCATCCTTCGGGATTCTTCCCATCGCCCGGCACTGCGATTCCTTGTCCTTTGGCCTTTCGGCGCCACGTGTACAACGTCTGTTCCGTAATCCCCGTTTCTCTGGCAAGCGCCGAGACCGCCGCGTTTTCCGGCGGCATCATGCGACGCACCAGCGCTTCCTTTCTTTCTGCTGAGTAGGCTTTCATTCACCCTGATTTTACCGCCCCCGGACCAAGTCTATAAGAAAGAGAAGACACGACAACTAGTCTGACGCCGGGGGATGAGCTGATCCAGCAAGGCGCGCGACAGATCATCCAGCAGGCGATCGAGGCAGAATTGGCAACATTGCTCGAACAGTACGGGAACGTGAAGACACTCGACGGCCGGCGCGCCGTGGTGCGCAACGGCTATCTGCCGGAGCGTGAGGTCGTCACGGCGATCGGTCCGGTCCCAGTCAAAGTGCCGAAGGTACGCGACCGCTCAGGCTCGGGCGTGAAGTTCAATTCGAACATTGTGCCGCCCTACATCCGCAAGTCACCACGGGTGTCGGCGGCGCTGCCGTGGCTCTACCTGCGCGGCGTGTCGACCGGCAACATGAGTGAGGCGCTCAGCGTGCTGCTGGGCGAGCAGGCGAAAGGGCTTTCGCCGAACGTAGTCAGCCGCCTGAAGGCGCAATGGGCCGAGGAGCACCTGTTATGGAACCGACGCGACCTAGCAGACGCGCGCTGGGTCTACTGGTGGGCTGACGGCATTCATACCGGACTGCGCAGCGACGATTCCGAGGGCCAGTGCCTGCTGGTGATCATCGGCGTGAAGCCGGACGGAACGAAGGAGCGCGTGGCGATCGCCGACGGCTATCGCGAATCGAAGGACGCGTGGCGCGACGTGTTGCTTGATCTGAAGGCGCGTGGCCTGCAAGGCGGCCCGATGCTGGCAAGCGGGGACGGTGCCATGGGGTTGTGGGCAGCATTGGCCGAAGTGTTCCCGCAGACGCGGCACCAGCGCTGCTGGTTTCACAAGACCGGCAACGTGCTCAACGCATTACCGAAATCGCAGCACAGCCGGGCCAAGGAAGGACTACAGGAAATCTGGCAAGCCGCCACGCGCGAAGACGCGCTCGCGGCCTTCAACCGTTTCGTCGACGTCTATTCGGCCAAATATCCGAAAGCCGCCGGGAAGCTCACAAACGATCGCAATGAGTTGCTGGCCTTCTACGATTTTCCCGGGGAGCACTGGCAGCACTTGCGGACCACAAACCCCATTGAATCGACGTTTGCAACCGTCCGGCATCGCACGACGCGCACGCGCAATTGTGTTTCGCGAGCGACCTTTCTCGGTCTGGCATTCAAGCTGATCGAGTCGGCCGAGCAATCGTGGCGACGCATTCGCGCACCAGAGAAGATCGCCTCGCTGCTTGAAGGAATCCCTTTCAAGGATGGCGTACCGGTGACCGACAGCACACCGGCCCAGCAACCGTTGGCCGCCTGATCATGCCTGCCGCCCGTACACCACATTTGACTTTAACTCAAGGGAATCCATAGTCCCACCTTAAAGCTCCACCCCTTAAGACGAGTCTCTGCAGCAACCCTGTCTTCTCAGGCGTTTGCTTCTAGTGCAAAGGAGACAACATTCTCAACGTCCTACCATCCGCCCGCTCGATTTGCAAACCACAACCGATGTACGGCAGTTTTGTTCGGCGTCGTTCAAGTGAGCCGCGCTCCAATCTGCCAGTTTCGAAGAGATTGACGTGTTCGCGCTCCGGAATTCCATGGCGGTTCCGCAAAGACTTCCGGAATTACACCATTGCCGCAGAAACCGAGACTGTACTCTCACAGAGATTTAACCCCACGGAGTTCATAGACTTGGCCCTCTCTCGGTATCTCTAATTCTGGTTATCGATGGCGCGTTCGAAGACGCCCAACCAGGGGGTTATCGACTGCCGTCAACTGCAAATCGCAGCCCGGCGACACTGTCGCACAGGTCATCAGCGTAGGAGATGCACATTTCAAATATCCTTCAATGTTGCCGAATACGTGTGCTAGACCACATTTGACGTCCACCTCCCCGCCCTTAGACTTCGGCTGCAGCGCCTGGCGCGGGAAGGACGAAGATGATGTCAATTGTCCGGCACTCTAAGCAATATGAATGAAATCGGTTCTTTGGGCTCTCGAGCTTCGACGACCACCATCACTGAAATGTGCTCTCTCCAAGCCTTGTTGGCGATCGTGAGCATTTCATGCTGCCGTGTTGAAAACTCCCGCAGCCCGTCCTTTGTCTGGAGCCAGAATCCCTCAAAGTCCCCGAAACCGTCAAAACGGATGCCCGCAATCTTCCCTTCAAAATGCCGGCGACCATCTGGATGCTCCGGCTCGCACGGTCCGTGACCCTCGTGCCTGTGCCGGTGTTCGTCATCGTCCCCGCCTGGCCCACGTTCTCCACCGCCGCCAAGCGCCTTGACCCGCCCCGCGACCTGGGCCAGGTAGCGCTTCATAACAGGGTACCAGCGATTCTCGTGTGGGATTGTTCCGATAACACGATGCAGGTTGCCCAGTGTGCGCTCGACGATCGGCAGAATCTCATCACGAGTCTGCACCAGCACGGAGAACTGGAACGTTCCGACGATATGTCTCGCATCGCGAGGTCTGACGATGATCGCCTCCGTGGCCTGCGATGGCTGGCCGCTCCCACTGCTCAACCCAGCAGTGGCAAAACGTTCGTTGGGCGCGGCCGGTGGCACATCAACTGCGCCGCGCCGTGGCCGAGCGGGTGGCGAATCGATAACCTGATCCACGATGACGCGGAACACCTGCCCTTTGCGCACCGTCTCTGGAAGGTCAAGAGTCAGAAGGCCAGCGAGGTCGGCACCTCCGGTCGGCACGGGGATATAACTCACCCCTCCTGTTACATCTAGCTGGATGCTGTTCTCACCGACTGCCTTTAATCTGTTACGCGTGTATAGGCGGTCGGCGAGACGCATAATCTCGGCTGCACTAACGCCCGGCAAATAAAGTGTTGCCGCCGTACCAAGAGGCGCCGTGCCCCAATGGATCATCAGCTCGTCCGGACCCTGTTTCGGCGCCGGAGTCATGGTCGTCGGCCTGATCGAGAAGCTATGCTGCACTCGATGGGTGTCGGCCGCCCCTGGATTGTCGGAATGGTCAATCGATAGATTGCGCTGCGCAAGCTTGTCCGACGACGCCGTCGTGGCCCCGATGGCAATGGGATCAAGATCGAAATTGATCTCGGCGACCAGACACTGGTGCGTGCCACGAATCAAATCGGCAATTGACTGCAGCGGATCGGGACCGGTGAACGGGCCGCCATTTTCCGGCGCAGGATGAATAGGGAAGCGCTTGTCTCCGGGCTGATTGATGTCTAACCAGCATCCGAAGTAGCTGTAGGTTTCGTTGCCCCCAGCATTGGCCTTCAGCGTGTCGACATTCTTTGGGTCCGGTTGCAGGTTCAGATTGTCGCCTGCAGGCCGACGCGCTTCTGCAAAAAATGGGATCGTCGCGACCTCGCCGCCTACGATTCCCAGCAACGGAATCTTGGTACCAGGTTGTCCTCCCGTTCTGTACGTTGTTGCCGACTGGAAGTCGGTACTGGTTGTCATGGCCGGGAAGAGCCTGAAGAAAACCCGCACGTCGGGCGCAGGATTCAGGGCAGACCGATATCTGACCCTGCAGATGGCGAAGTTGAATACAGGCTGACCGTTCAGGGTCTGCGACCATTCGAGCTGTGCGCCCGCCTCGTCTGCTGGCAGATTATCGAACCATGAGCCGGCCTGCTGGGATCCGCGCAGACTGTCAATGACCGCCTTGATGAAAGCGTTCGGATCATTTTGCAACGTTTGATGGGCGAACTTTCCGTTGGGTTGCAGCTTGAACACTCGTGTATCCGCACTCAGCCAGGTCGTCGCACCAGCCACCATGTACGGGTGCTGACGCGTCGTCAAATCGACGATCGTCGTGGTCGACAGCCCGTGAATCGAGGCGGTCAGTGTCACCGGCACATCCTCGGCGGTAAATGCGGCCGTGCTGGCAAATGCCACGTTATAGCCGAAGGTGATCCGCTGGACCTGATTGAGGTCGCTGCTGTTCTCGAGATCCATGTCGAAGGGGCTAATCGTCATCGTCCCTGCGACCGGATTAGCAACTTGTGCCGACCACGCGGCGAGCTGCGCGGAACTCGGGTTGGGCGTCGTGATCGACAGATCGGACGGAGCCAGTCCCTGCACCACGACATAGAACGCGTCCTCGATGTGCTGACCAGCGGTAATGAGCGCCTGCGCTTCATCCTTGCTGATTTCGGGACGGTTATTGATGAAGAAGCAACCCTTGCAGACATTGGTCTTTTCTGTCTCGACCCGTTTACCCGACCCGTTGTCGACAATGAATCCGAGCTGGTGCCAGTTAGCGACCATGTCCGACATGCTGGAAGCGACCCCAAGCGTCCATAGGCGCTTGTTGGTCGGGTCGTCATAGGGGTAGATTCCGATAGGTCGCGCGGCTGGCCACCACGAAGCCTGGTCATTCTGTGCATCAGACTCAGGACCGCTGCACAACATGAAGTCGCCTTGCCACGGTCTCGCCATGCCCTTCGTGACATCGCCGGGCTGCACCTGCGATGGATCAAGCCTGAACGGTTCCGCAAACTTCAGAGCCGTGATCTGCAGTGTGTTCGATATGCCTCCAGCCTCGATGCCTGGAAAAAACGCCGCGCCGACGCAATTCTCTAGCGCAGCTCGCGTAAGTCCGTCCGGGTCAATGTCAGTCGGTGCGACAGGCGGCCAATCGGGCGTCACCTGGCCCTCGCTCCATTGCTGGATGAATCCATGCTGGAAGTCGCGCAACTGCGACGTGGTCCCACCTCCGTCATTGAGCAGCGGCATGTCACCTCCCGGTCGGAGCTTCGCGTAGACCGCTTGCCTGTTTGCGAGCGTGTCGCCTGCGCCACCAGGAGGCGCGAACACTGTAAGCGTATCGTGGTCGCCAGTGCCAAATGCGAACGCCGTTACGAAGCGCATATCCAGCGCGCGCTTGAGGATTGGATAGACATCGTTCGCGAACGAGGGTTGGCCCGGTGCCGGCAACTGGCCTTGAGTAATTGCCAATTGGCGTAGCGTGTCATACAGCGTCGTGATCGAATAGCTTGTCGGCGCGTACCGTGGAGGCGGGCAAATTACCCAAGCGCCATTGACGGCTGTAAAGGTTGTGCCGCCGAACTTGATCTGCGCGGTGATCGGCCCGTCAGAGACGTCGTCATACCAGCCGGGCGTGGTGGGAAAATTAGGTTGTGAAGAAGGGTCGGTTGGATTCTCGCTCTTTCCATAGCCGCCTCGTACGATGAGGCGACCCTCACCATCGGTTTCGGCGTCGCCCAGAGGTACCTGAACGGCAGCAAAGGATCCCGTGAAAGTTGCGGTAGCGCCGGCTCCGTCAAGCGTCTGCACGCCGCCATCGATGATGCCTTCGCTATTGAGCGACGGCTTTGCGTTGACGAGATGGACTGTCCACGTAATGTCGCCATCGGCAAGCGTGAGTTCACGCCCTGTTCCGTCAGAAAAGAACCCCCACAACCGAAAACGCTGCGCCTGCTTTTTTATGCGACAGGCTGCGTCCTTGTACGTGTCGCCGGGAGGCGCGCCAGGCTCCGCTGGGAAGGGAAGCTCCGGTCCCAGATACCACTCTGAACTGTTGCCAATACGGGCGATGCCAATCGCGGGAAATATTTGAACTTTCTGCAGGGTTGCCATGGCGTTCTCTCATGTGGACGCGAATTGACGCCGACGTTTCCAAAAGGTCGCCAACGGCCAACGCTGTTCCATCGCGTAGTGGTCGGCAAGTCCTTTCAGATACGCGTTGTATTGCCCTTCGCAATGTTGGTGAAATTCAGTAAGAGGAGAAGACTTTCCGCTGGAAAGCCACGCATCAATCGCGTCGGCCAGAAGAATTCCGTTTTCCAGCGCCCGACAAACACCCCAGCCGCACAGCGGATCGTGCGACGCACAGGCATCACCCACCGGCGTCCAGCCTTCTCCAGGCCGGACATACGTGAATACGCTATTCGCAGGTACGGGGCGCAGCCGATGACGGACGTCCGGAGCGGCGAGATCAGGATCTGTTAGCAACGCGGCGACGTGTCCTTTCGGCGTCGGAGACGTGTACCACCAGCCGAAGGGTGTCGAGGCAACAAGCATTGAGCGGATGGCAACGTCGCTCTCGTCTCGTGGCACGGCTGCAGTCAGGGCGATGAGGCGATCATGGGACACGACACGTGCGTCGAGTCTACGGGCGAGGGCCCGCGTGCGTCCAGTTGCATCCACAATAAAGCCCGCAGTGCATTCGTACTGGTCATCAAGTTTGATTTGCCATTTGCCCGCAAGCTTCGTGACCGAATCCAGTCTGCGATACTTGTGGAACAAGCCGCCACGCCGACGAACAGCAAGCCGGAGGTCATCGTCGAAGCGATCGCGGTCCACATGCCACAGCGCGCCGTGGGGTTCGAATACCGCACTCTCAACCTGCGGCTCACCGCCCCATGCCCATTGGCGCTCATGGCCTTCGACGTGCCCAGCGTGTCTGAACACGTCCCACATGCTGAGCGTCTTGAGTGGCGCGCGGATGGCACCGGTAAACGACTCGCCACCCCACGGCTTGAACGGCGGCGCCCGTTCGAAGACAATCACGTCACGTCCACAGTCGAGAAGTCGCGCGCTTGCAGCCAACCCGGCTGGACCGGCGCCGAAGATACAAACCTGATGTCGTCGATGCGGGGCGGCGG
Above is a genomic segment from Paraburkholderia aromaticivorans containing:
- a CDS encoding IS256 family transposase; protein product: MTPGDELIQQGARQIIQQAIEAELATLLEQYGNVKTLDGRRAVVRNGYLPEREVVTAIGPVPVKVPKVRDRSGSGVKFNSNIVPPYIRKSPRVSAALPWLYLRGVSTGNMSEALSVLLGEQAKGLSPNVVSRLKAQWAEEHLLWNRRDLADARWVYWWADGIHTGLRSDDSEGQCLLVIIGVKPDGTKERVAIADGYRESKDAWRDVLLDLKARGLQGGPMLASGDGAMGLWAALAEVFPQTRHQRCWFHKTGNVLNALPKSQHSRAKEGLQEIWQAATREDALAAFNRFVDVYSAKYPKAAGKLTNDRNELLAFYDFPGEHWQHLRTTNPIESTFATVRHRTTRTRNCVSRATFLGLAFKLIESAEQSWRRIRAPEKIASLLEGIPFKDGVPVTDSTPAQQPLAA
- a CDS encoding LodA/GoxA family CTQ-dependent oxidase, which gives rise to MATLQKVQIFPAIGIARIGNSSEWYLGPELPFPAEPGAPPGDTYKDAACRIKKQAQRFRLWGFFSDGTGRELTLADGDITWTVHLVNAKPSLNSEGIIDGGVQTLDGAGATATFTGSFAAVQVPLGDAETDGEGRLIVRGGYGKSENPTDPSSQPNFPTTPGWYDDVSDGPITAQIKFGGTTFTAVNGAWVICPPPRYAPTSYSITTLYDTLRQLAITQGQLPAPGQPSFANDVYPILKRALDMRFVTAFAFGTGDHDTLTVFAPPGGAGDTLANRQAVYAKLRPGGDMPLLNDGGGTTSQLRDFQHGFIQQWSEGQVTPDWPPVAPTDIDPDGLTRAALENCVGAAFFPGIEAGGISNTLQITALKFAEPFRLDPSQVQPGDVTKGMARPWQGDFMLCSGPESDAQNDQASWWPAARPIGIYPYDDPTNKRLWTLGVASSMSDMVANWHQLGFIVDNGSGKRVETEKTNVCKGCFFINNRPEISKDEAQALITAGQHIEDAFYVVVQGLAPSDLSITTPNPSSAQLAAWSAQVANPVAGTMTISPFDMDLENSSDLNQVQRITFGYNVAFASTAAFTAEDVPVTLTASIHGLSTTTIVDLTTRQHPYMVAGATTWLSADTRVFKLQPNGKFAHQTLQNDPNAFIKAVIDSLRGSQQAGSWFDNLPADEAGAQLEWSQTLNGQPVFNFAICRVRYRSALNPAPDVRVFFRLFPAMTTSTDFQSATTYRTGGQPGTKIPLLGIVGGEVATIPFFAEARRPAGDNLNLQPDPKNVDTLKANAGGNETYSYFGCWLDINQPGDKRFPIHPAPENGGPFTGPDPLQSIADLIRGTHQCLVAEINFDLDPIAIGATTASSDKLAQRNLSIDHSDNPGAADTHRVQHSFSIRPTTMTPAPKQGPDELMIHWGTAPLGTAATLYLPGVSAAEIMRLADRLYTRNRLKAVGENSIQLDVTGGVSYIPVPTGGADLAGLLTLDLPETVRKGQVFRVIVDQVIDSPPARPRRGAVDVPPAAPNERFATAGLSSGSGQPSQATEAIIVRPRDARHIVGTFQFSVLVQTRDEILPIVERTLGNLHRVIGTIPHENRWYPVMKRYLAQVAGRVKALGGGGERGPGGDDDEHRHRHEGHGPCEPEHPDGRRHFEGKIAGIRFDGFGDFEGFWLQTKDGLREFSTRQHEMLTIANKAWREHISVMVVVEAREPKEPISFILLRVPDN